One Leptotrichia trevisanii DSM 22070 genomic window, AATCTCTCCCCCGTTAAAGGCTCCACCGCACCAAAAGCATACCTGTACTCCCTTATATGATGGCAATTATTGCATCAGCAATACTTAGACTTGTTAATTCTTCCAAAACTTGCTTCATCTTTAAACATTAGCCTTATTGGCTTGTTCATCAATCCTTGTATTCTCTGATTTGAAAATATGCTTATCCATTTGCTCACAACTTTTTCGTAGACATCTAAAATTTCAGATATTTCTTTATTTTTTTTACCCAAGCCTCTTAATTCTACTCCATGCAGTCTTGTATCTTCGTTTTTGTTTTTTATTGTTCTTCTAATTATTCTTATCTCATTTGAAATTTCTTCTGTTATTTCATATGCTTTTGCAATTTTTATCACTCTATTATATTATACCACATCATATCCTGTTAATCTAATGGAGTCATTAGGTAGAGTAATTGCATGTT contains:
- a CDS encoding helix-turn-helix domain-containing protein, yielding MIKIAKAYEITEEISNEIRIIRRTIKNKNEDTRLHGVELRGLGKKNKEISEILDVYEKVVSKWISIFSNQRIQGLMNKPIRLMFKDEASFGRINKSKYC